A region of the Euwallacea similis isolate ESF13 chromosome 10, ESF131.1, whole genome shotgun sequence genome:
CGCCCGAATGACTCAATGTTCGCCGTTTTGAAGAAAGGATACATTTAAGGGATTCGTACgtagattaaaaatattaatttatcatttttgagaATTGGCAACTTTTTTGCTTCTCGAGTGattcgtttcaaaattttgttgcgTGTCGTGCGGTTTCTTAACGCGATAACGAATGTACTCATTCAGTCAGGAGTTAGAATTCAGCTGAGCAGCTAATTTTTCCATGGTTTCTAAGTTCGTTAAGGTACAATCAAAAGAGCGTCAAATCGAGTACAACAGCTGTATGCTCGAAAActcgtttttttattatgcatCATAATTAATGAAAGAAAACTACAAAAACGATAGATttattataggaaaaatacGACACCTTTTGTTAGGAGTCTTAGAGAGATCACTGCTCCTAAAAATACAGAGCACCCTTCATCAACaccaattaatttaaatttcctattttatttaaaattaagcaCTTCGTTGTATTTTCaccaaaaaatgattaaaaccgCAAACATCACACAAATCACGCTTTCACGAGCAAATCGTCACGCTCTTCACCATCAATCCCCGTCTTCTCTTCACTCACTTTAATAGTCTCCATCTCGACCTCGTGGCTCTGCCCACTTTCCCCTCTAAGGAACAACTGGATCTCCTCCAGACTTTTACCCTTGGTCTCAGGCACCacgaaaataatgaaaagaaGCCCGATAATAGAACATATGGTGAACCCATAAAAAGCCATGTGGATACCATAGTTATCCATCATGACTTGCAAGAATTTGGAGGATATGGTAGCCACCAAACTAAAGTAAACATCTGCTAGGCAAAGAGCGTAGGCTTTGACGCTTGTAGGGAACAGCTCGCCAAGAAGGCAAATTGGAATGCTCTGCATTCCAATGCTGAAGAAGATGACGAAGAGAATTAAACTGGCAACAGGGATGTATTCGACATTGGAGGTGTCTATAGAGATCTTTTTTTCGATGTAAAAATACGTCCCTTCGATGAATAAGGCTACAATAGCGCCGCTCATGGAAATGAGCAGCAAAGGCTTCCTTCCGGCTTTATCTACTATACTAGAAGACACCATAGTCATCACTAACATCactgcaaaataaattatagagGCTTCTTTGGAAGACACATTACTGCCAGCTTGGGCAAAGATTTTTTGAGCATAGAAAGTTATAGCAGTAGTCCCGCTAAACTGCTGAAAACCTCTAAGCCCAGCTACAATAATCACAGCCTTGCGGTTACTGGGAATTCTGAACAAATCCAAGAAGTTCCCCCGAGCTTTGCTGCTGGTCTTAATCGACAGTTTCATTCGTTTAATATCATCCTCAACATCGTCGCATTTGCGGAACTTCCTCAAACAGTCGCGAGCCTTATCCGGTTTGTCCTTCATAAGGAGGTAGTAAGGGCTTTCAGGCATCCACATAAAAGTGACAACTGCAACCACGCATAGTGAGGACGAGAGTAGGGCAGTCGTACTAATACTGAGGTAGGAACCTATGAGGTTTATCAGGAGAAAGCCCAAAATCCAGCTCACAGAGCAACTGGAGCCTAGCAGTCCTCTCACTCTGGGATCTGCGATTTCCCCAATGTACATTGGCACCACCGTGAAAGTCACCCCATCCGCAACCCCAGCAATAAAcctgtaaaattaatttaatgcaaaattaatgGTAAACG
Encoded here:
- the LOC136411843 gene encoding facilitated trehalose transporter Tret1-like isoform X2, encoding MHYGWPSPSLPQILNNTNSSLCISSDEGALMAVMPLLGAVVGALTAANIVDYLGRKKTILLTSVPFFLAWIMVAFAQTVMYLYVARFIAGVADGVTFTVVPMYIGEIADPRVRGLLGSSCSVSWILGFLLINLIGSYLSISTTALLSSSLCVVAVVTFMWMPESPYYLLMKDKPDKARDCLRKFRKCDDVEDDIKRMKLSIKTSSKARGNFLDLFRIPSNRKAVIIVAGLRGFQQFSGTTAITFYAQKIFAQAGSNVSSKEASIIYFAVMLVMTMVSSSIVDKAGRKPLLLISMSGAIVALFIEGTYFYIEKKISIDTSNVEYIPVASLILFVIFFSIGMQSIPICLLGELFPTSVKAYALCLADVYFSLVATISSKFLQVMMDNYGIHMAFYGFTICSIIGLLFIIFVVPETKGKSLEEIQLFLRGESGQSHEVEMETIKVSEEKTGIDGEERDDLLVKA
- the LOC136411843 gene encoding facilitated trehalose transporter Tret1-like isoform X1; protein product: MEAVKVAGGSRLQYFAAASGNLAIVTDGMHYGWPSPSLPQILNNTNSSLCISSDEGALMAVMPLLGAVVGALTAANIVDYLGRKKTILLTSVPFFLAWIMVAFAQTVMYLYVARFIAGVADGVTFTVVPMYIGEIADPRVRGLLGSSCSVSWILGFLLINLIGSYLSISTTALLSSSLCVVAVVTFMWMPESPYYLLMKDKPDKARDCLRKFRKCDDVEDDIKRMKLSIKTSSKARGNFLDLFRIPSNRKAVIIVAGLRGFQQFSGTTAITFYAQKIFAQAGSNVSSKEASIIYFAVMLVMTMVSSSIVDKAGRKPLLLISMSGAIVALFIEGTYFYIEKKISIDTSNVEYIPVASLILFVIFFSIGMQSIPICLLGELFPTSVKAYALCLADVYFSLVATISSKFLQVMMDNYGIHMAFYGFTICSIIGLLFIIFVVPETKGKSLEEIQLFLRGESGQSHEVEMETIKVSEEKTGIDGEERDDLLVKA